The following proteins are co-located in the Desulfonauticus submarinus genome:
- the cobT gene encoding nicotinate-nucleotide--dimethylbenzimidazole phosphoribosyltransferase translates to MEEKLFNLLKNIKPVDLSLKEKAYEHLDNLTKPPRSLGKLEEIAARVFAIQEGKVEPYPARIYTCAGDHGVVQEGVSPYPQEVTRQMVLNFLNEGAAINVLCKTSQVDLKVVDVGVKGEPFPQHKNLIQQKIRSGTGNIAIEKAMRKEECLKAIFLGIELASNAQKQGIKSLGTGEMGIGNTTSSTALYCAFLNLSPEETTGAGAGLDNQAIQHKIQIIKKALNLHSKTIKTQDPLEILSSLGGLEIACLTGLILGAALYKMPIVIDGFISTAAFVCAYKLEPKIKDYAFFSHLSAEKAHKQILEKVGAFPLLHLDMRLGEGTGAALALFLLQAAANIFNNMATFEQAGVASGK, encoded by the coding sequence GTGGAAGAAAAACTATTTAACCTGCTTAAAAACATAAAACCTGTTGATTTATCATTAAAAGAAAAAGCTTATGAACACTTAGATAACCTTACAAAACCTCCTAGGAGCCTTGGCAAATTAGAAGAAATCGCTGCGAGGGTATTTGCAATTCAAGAAGGCAAAGTAGAGCCTTATCCTGCAAGAATTTATACTTGTGCAGGAGATCATGGAGTAGTGCAAGAAGGAGTTAGCCCTTATCCTCAAGAAGTTACTAGGCAGATGGTTTTAAATTTTTTAAATGAAGGAGCTGCTATAAATGTTTTATGTAAAACTTCTCAAGTAGATTTAAAAGTAGTAGATGTAGGAGTAAAGGGAGAACCATTTCCCCAACACAAAAACCTCATTCAACAAAAAATTAGATCAGGAACAGGAAATATCGCAATAGAAAAGGCTATGAGAAAAGAAGAATGTCTAAAGGCCATTTTTCTTGGAATTGAACTCGCATCTAATGCCCAAAAACAGGGGATTAAATCTTTAGGCACAGGAGAAATGGGTATAGGAAATACCACATCCTCTACTGCCCTTTATTGTGCATTTTTAAATCTTTCTCCAGAAGAAACCACTGGCGCTGGTGCTGGTTTAGATAATCAGGCAATCCAACACAAAATTCAAATAATAAAAAAGGCCCTAAATTTACATTCCAAAACAATAAAAACTCAAGACCCATTAGAAATCTTATCTTCCTTGGGAGGACTAGAAATAGCTTGCCTCACAGGACTAATTTTAGGAGCAGCTCTTTATAAAATGCCTATTGTCATAGATGGATTCATCTCTACTGCTGCCTTTGTCTGTGCATATAAACTTGAACCAAAAATTAAAGATTATGCTTTTTTTTCACACCTTTCTGCAGAAAAGGCGCATAAACAAATTTTAGAAAAAGTAGGTGCATTTCCCCTTCTTCATCTAGATATGAGACTTGGAGAGGGAACAGGCGCAGCCCTTGCTTTATTTTTACTTCAGGCTGCAGCCAATATTTTTAATAACATGGCTACATTTGAACAAGCAGGAGTTGCTTCTGGGAAATAA
- the metG gene encoding methionine--tRNA ligase has protein sequence MSTFFVSTPIYYVNAEPHLGHAYTTIVADAISRFYKLNGYETFFLTGTDEHGDKIVQAAEKQGKSPQEYVDKISSIFKNTWPGLEIEYNYFIRTTSEKHKKVVQAFLQKVYDNGDIYFGEYGGYYCFGCERFYTEKELTEDGLCPDHLTKPTFLHEKNYFFRMSKYLEPLKEYIQKNPNFIWPERYKNEVLGLLKEDLGDLCISRPKSRLTWGIELPFDNNFVTYVWFDALINYISALDWPDGKKFQKFWPNSYHIVAKDILKPHAIFWPTMLMAAGLPLYKGLRVHGYWTVDETKMSKSLGNVVKPLDLKDKYGLAPFRYFLLREMQFGLDANFSEQAFVNRLNSDLANDLGNLFSRVLTMTNKYFEGIIPAPETLSEKEMEVQNIGLESVANFQNLFARFLFAKALESLWEFVRYLNKYIDDTTPWALAKQGKTNRLQTVIYTLLEGLRKIAIHLWPVMPSVSEKMLKQLGVSFSLTEIELLKESKEWGLLQSGLKVAKKSNLFPRQELKLNSNKEQEVGAKKIEQFISFEDFKKLDLRVGRVVEAKRIEKSEKLLEVRVDVGEDNPRQIIAGIAKYFQPDDLIDKQVVIVANLKPRKIFGKVSEGMILAVNEEDNMALLTPSTQVKPGAKVS, from the coding sequence ATGAGTACCTTTTTTGTTAGTACACCAATTTATTATGTGAATGCAGAACCACATTTAGGTCATGCTTATACTACTATTGTTGCAGATGCTATTTCTAGATTTTATAAATTAAACGGTTATGAAACGTTTTTTTTAACTGGCACAGATGAGCATGGCGATAAAATTGTGCAAGCTGCAGAAAAACAAGGCAAATCTCCTCAAGAATATGTAGATAAAATAAGCTCAATTTTTAAGAACACCTGGCCAGGCCTTGAAATAGAGTATAATTACTTTATACGGACTACAAGTGAGAAGCATAAAAAAGTGGTTCAAGCATTTTTACAAAAAGTGTATGATAATGGAGATATTTATTTTGGAGAATATGGTGGATATTACTGTTTTGGGTGTGAACGATTTTATACAGAAAAAGAATTAACTGAAGATGGCCTTTGTCCTGACCACCTTACAAAACCTACCTTTTTACATGAAAAAAATTATTTTTTTAGAATGAGCAAATATTTGGAGCCATTGAAAGAATATATCCAAAAAAATCCTAATTTTATTTGGCCAGAAAGATATAAAAATGAGGTTTTAGGTCTTTTAAAAGAAGATTTGGGAGATTTATGTATATCTAGACCAAAATCAAGATTAACCTGGGGAATAGAATTACCTTTTGATAATAATTTTGTAACGTATGTTTGGTTCGATGCGCTTATTAATTATATTTCTGCTTTAGATTGGCCTGATGGAAAAAAGTTTCAAAAATTTTGGCCCAATAGTTATCATATTGTTGCAAAAGATATTTTAAAACCTCACGCTATTTTTTGGCCGACCATGCTTATGGCTGCAGGATTGCCTCTTTATAAAGGGCTTAGAGTCCATGGATATTGGACTGTAGATGAAACTAAGATGTCTAAAAGTTTAGGTAATGTGGTAAAGCCATTGGATTTGAAAGATAAATACGGGCTTGCTCCGTTTCGTTACTTTTTGCTTAGAGAAATGCAGTTTGGGTTAGATGCTAATTTTTCAGAACAGGCATTTGTAAACAGACTTAATTCTGATTTGGCCAATGATTTGGGGAATTTATTTAGTCGAGTTTTAACTATGACAAATAAATATTTTGAAGGAATTATCCCTGCTCCAGAAACGTTGAGTGAAAAAGAGATGGAAGTTCAAAATATTGGCCTTGAAAGTGTTGCTAATTTCCAGAATTTGTTTGCTAGGTTTTTGTTTGCCAAGGCGTTGGAAAGTTTGTGGGAATTTGTGCGCTATTTGAATAAATATATTGATGATACAACTCCTTGGGCTTTGGCTAAACAAGGCAAGACCAATAGACTCCAAACAGTTATTTATACTTTATTAGAGGGATTAAGGAAAATCGCCATTCACCTTTGGCCTGTAATGCCTTCGGTAAGCGAGAAAATGTTAAAACAACTAGGAGTGTCATTTTCTTTAACTGAGATAGAGTTGTTAAAAGAAAGCAAGGAATGGGGATTGTTGCAATCTGGCTTAAAAGTCGCCAAAAAATCTAATCTTTTCCCCAGACAAGAATTGAAGTTAAATAGCAATAAAGAACAAGAAGTTGGGGCTAAAAAAATAGAACAATTTATTTCTTTTGAAGATTTTAAAAAGTTGGATCTTAGAGTGGGTCGAGTTGTTGAGGCAAAGCGAATAGAAAAATCTGAAAAACTTTTAGAGGTAAGGGTTGATGTTGGTGAGGATAACCCACGGCAGATTATTGCAGGCATAGCAAAATATTTTCAGCCAGATGATTTAATAGATAAACAAGTAGTTATTGTTGCTAATTTAAAGCCTAGAAAAATATTTGGTAAAGTCTCAGAAGGTATGATCTTAGCTGTGAACGAAGAAGATAACATGGCTCTTTTGACCCCATCCACTCAAGTTAAGCCAGGGGCAAAAGTAAGTTAA
- a CDS encoding PSP1 domain-containing protein encodes MKKIVGLKFREYGPVYYFYEGDFEVKLGDKVIVATQEGLGLGEVVILRDKLPQDFSEEEVKTILRAASTEDLEQEEKNKNLAKEAYKFCKERIEARELPMKMVDVEVYFDRSKIIFYFTAPTRVDFRELVKDLVKVYRTRIELRQIGVRHETQMVGGIGNCGQICCCRRFLRKFEPVTIKMAKDQNLFLNPSKISGVCGRLLCCLSFEEEHYLEFQKRLPKIGKRYQTKKGLLRAIRANIFRQTISVLDEEGQEHEMPLSEWESILEEQIMVDEQSQILETQNENEMQNILGEQTGEGS; translated from the coding sequence GAAGGTGATTTTGAAGTTAAACTAGGCGATAAAGTGATTGTAGCAACTCAAGAAGGCTTAGGTTTAGGAGAAGTTGTTATTTTAAGAGATAAACTGCCTCAAGACTTTTCAGAGGAAGAAGTAAAAACTATTTTAAGAGCTGCATCTACTGAAGACTTAGAACAAGAAGAAAAAAATAAAAATTTGGCCAAAGAGGCATATAAATTTTGTAAAGAGCGTATAGAAGCCAGAGAACTTCCTATGAAAATGGTGGATGTAGAGGTTTATTTTGATCGGTCAAAGATTATTTTTTATTTTACTGCTCCTACAAGAGTTGATTTTAGAGAATTAGTAAAAGACTTAGTTAAGGTTTACCGTACCCGTATTGAACTTAGACAAATAGGCGTACGTCATGAAACTCAGATGGTAGGGGGAATTGGTAATTGTGGGCAGATTTGCTGTTGTAGAAGATTTTTGCGTAAATTTGAGCCTGTAACCATTAAAATGGCCAAAGACCAGAATCTTTTTCTAAATCCTTCTAAAATTTCTGGAGTATGCGGAAGACTCCTTTGTTGCTTGTCTTTTGAAGAAGAGCATTATTTGGAATTTCAGAAAAGACTTCCTAAGATAGGAAAACGATATCAGACCAAGAAAGGATTACTTAGAGCAATTAGAGCCAATATTTTTAGACAAACTATTAGTGTATTAGATGAAGAAGGACAGGAACATGAAATGCCTTTAAGTGAGTGGGAAAGCATTTTAGAAGAGCAAATAATGGTAGATGAACAATCTCAAATTTTAGAAACTCAAAATGAGAATGAGATGCAAAATATTTTAGGCGAACAAACAGGAGAAGGGAGCTAA